Genomic segment of Engystomops pustulosus chromosome 8, aEngPut4.maternal, whole genome shotgun sequence:
CTCTGAGATCTGATCAGAAACTTAAAGCTTTCAGTGTCATCTTTATTCCTAAATCTAATACCCAAAAATAGGATAACTCTGCAAAGGATGACACCTCTCTGGTGGGTGGAATATTATGATCAACGGGATTGGTTAAAGGAAGACTTTGAGGGAGTCTAGTTGGGGGTCGTTATACTGGAGAGTCCATACATTCAGAATATAGTACATTCATTTTTTGATATCACTGTATGTTCATATACAATCAGTCACTGTTGAATACAGGCACCTCCATAGGGAATGTAGAATCTCTTCTACATCAGCCCTTTGTTCCTTACAAAGTCAACATTTTCATGATAAAGGACAACTTTTATTACATCATTGGTAGCAGACTCCCAGAATAGTCACAGATCAGCTTCTGAAGAGGCAATCATCATGCTCCATCCACTGTGTTGTGGCTATGCTGAGCTCCCATTCACTCCCCTTTGTAGTGTTTATGAGGCTCATGAAGTGACAGGTTACAATACATTACTAAGGATCCGGCTGCTGGCACTCCTGCCAATGGGGCACTGCAGAACCCATAGGTCCTTATGGTGCACAATCCTGGAAATAGATTCACTCATGTGTTAAAATATGCAATTGTAAATCCAAATTTGGTAGCGATCAGGCCAAGAGTAAAGCAGCAGTCGGGGAAGGAGGACGGAAATTGTGACAGTCAAGTAGGGGGCGGGATATGAGCTGCTGTAAACATCATCTGTGCTTAATAGTGCTATGTAGGGTTAGGGGCTCAAGACATGACTCTAGGTATGtgaagggttaaagggaaccttcagGCTCCTATAGAAAGAGGCAGTGCTACAGAAAATGCCTACTGACGTAGCAGACAACTTCTTACCAAAGGTAAGGCCTGGGCCTAAAGTAGACAGGTGTATAAATGCGGTTTTTATTAGAGAGTTTTTTCAGGGATTGGGATACTACCAGAAAATATTAAATTGGTGTGAATCCTACTCTCAGCATTGCATGGCGAGAAAGCTGCGGTAATGTGCACATAGAAGATGCACTAGATCTGCAGCCCACTCACACACACCTATAAGCAGGGTGCCATTAACTGGAAATCTCTAACCAATCCCAACTATAAGCTACGCATAGCATGGATACAGAAAAACCCTTAATAAAAGCACGGGTCTGAGGTCTCACACCTCCAGGAGACTGAAGGGTGACTAAGATTGACTGGGACTCAATACTATTCAGAGGAGACCTTATAAATGTGTGCAGTTTGGACGGAATTCAAAAAAATGCCCTGGGGTTAATGTTCATGTCTCACCCCCGGTCTTTAGTAGTAGTGGTcctaacaaaaaaattttttttaaaaaatttaaatcccaGGGTAATTTGTAACATCTCCACATATATCCCATGGAcatttactcgtagatccagctCTCGGCATGGTTCTGCCAGCACACAATCTCATCTGGACTGAACCAGAGAGAAATCTCCCGCTGGGCGCTCTCTCTGGAGTCACTGCCATGGATCACATTCCTGGAAGAGGAGGAAAATATTACATGGATGCGGCGGTGTATATCCCACGCATGTGAAGGCCGCTGGCAATGTGCATTGTGTGACTTGGTAGCTTACTGAAATACATGTAATGGAGGTGAATAGATATTAGCAACCACCTAAGGGTTAAAACAGACGGTCTGAACATAGCCATGGAGGTGCAGTGGCCGGGGAATGGGACTGAGCATCATGGTGATATGTAattgcaaggagtcccttcttccctgcagaACAACAGAGCTGACCTGTAATCATGAATACAGCAGGGAAGTAGGGACTTCTTGGATCACATATCATTACGATGCTGCCCTGTCCTCAATGCTGTGGTCACTTTGTGAATTCTGGCCACTGCAGGTCAGTCATGCAAAGCCCCACCCCTTACTCTGACACATCCTATGAACCGTAAACGCCTTCTTATGTGCATCGTACCTGCTGACATCCACACAGAAGTCTCCTCGTATAGTGCCGGGTAAGGAGTCCGCAGGATTGGTCTCCCCCAGCATAGTGCGGGCGGTCTTCACTACATCCAGTCCCTGCCAGACCTGTAGAAGAGCTGCACGTTAGATAACCACAAGTCAAAGGAGTCATAATCAAGAGTCACAGGACACAACAGCCGCCAGAACTCACCATGGCAATCACAGGTCCGGAGCCCATGTACTTCACAAGGCGGCTATAGAACGGACGGTCCTGCAGTGCAATGTAATGTTCCTTTAGAAGGCTCTCGGAGGCCTGCAACAAGACAAGAAGCCAACATTGTAGGGGAGGGAGTTACATAGAAAGCAATAAAGGGATGGGACAGTTATCCTGCagtgactccttgcatcatagaggaCTATGAAGATGGGAGTCCTGCTCTGTGCAGTGTTCAATCCAGGTAGATAAACATGTGCACGTGCAGACACataggggggaattcattaagactggtgttttgaaCACCCTTCCTAAAGTTCCTCCCCCTGGTGCTTGTATCTACCAAAAGTGCCATCCCCCTAGTAAATatcaatttggcaagttctgtgtagcgctgtgtaatctgtgtgcgttatatattatatataaataactatTATTATTGGTGCATAATCCACAATTTTGGACCCAAGACGAGTTCTGAACTGGaatagtggggtttttttttgctatCATCTGCCCGGTTTCTcctggcagagactatagtaaatatagtCTGTCAGGAGGGGCGTTCATGGCTATGCCCACCCGGCGTGCGGAACAgagaaacacaaaaaactggtggtggcataataaatctcccccaaggaaTTGCATTTTCGTGGTGACCTACCTGTATTAACTTCATCGCCACCAGCCGGAAGCCCTTCCTCTCGAAACGTTTAATGATCTCGCCCACCAGGCGCCGCTGATAGCCATCAGGCTTTATGGCCAGGAAGGTGCGCTCATTCACCCCCGTCCAGGCTGCAGAGAAAAGCAGTGTGGTAAGTACCGAGGGGCAAGTAATTAAAGGAAGGGGAACAGGGGGagtaacaaaaataacaaaacaaagaTGTGGGGGGATAATAAACCAAGTTATGGAGGTAGAAACAAAAATATAGTGGAAAAAGAAGGGCAAAAAGCCAAGATGAGTGCAGGTGGGGGCTGGGGCAAGAAGCTGAGACCTCAGAGGAGGGGGGCAATAAATCCATTAAGGTTAAAGCCCCTTTAAGGAGCCGTGTACAAGACTGACACACTTTCAGCTGCATGAAGATATctgttcactgacagcaagcagataatTGAAACACATTCtaattaaaagttgtttttttcttCTCCCCACCATTTATTGATTACAACCAATAAGCAAATATGTATCTCACATGTAGTAAGTAAGATGCGGTTGCCCATAAGAACTACTAGCACATCCCAATAATCTGAGGGAGAACAGAGAAGTCAATGGGACAATGAGGGGGAAGAACAATGAGGTAAAATACTGTGCCCACTCAGTGCCAGTCATCACATGGTATAAAACTCAATGCAGACCTCTATATAAGCTCTGGTGcaactacaacccccagtatGTGCATAGATGCGCCGTCACAGAGAACCGCACACTGCAGGGTCCGGTGCTGTGCACACAACGCGGTTGCTGTATGAGCGGTGTATGAGCGGTATATGCTCTGCACAGCCCCTGCACACATGAGCGGAGCCCCGGTATAACCCTGAACCCTCCGCCACCCGCCATTCTCTCACCAGAGGGGAAAATGTGCGCGAAGATAGTCAGCACCAGGCAGATCATGGCGAGAGCTGGTAGAAAGAGCCGGGGCCGCGCACGTCACCAGGGCCGGTAACGCCGGCGGCGCGCACGTTGCCAGTGACGCGCGCTTTTCGCGGGAAACCAGTCACATTGCTTCTTACATGTCTATACTGTCCTACACGAAATGAAAGTTCCcttctgattggctgctctgtgaAAAACATTTAAGGGAACGttcacacagctgaggg
This window contains:
- the NME3 gene encoding nucleoside diphosphate kinase 3 — protein: MICLVLTIFAHIFPSAWTGVNERTFLAIKPDGYQRRLVGEIIKRFERKGFRLVAMKLIQASESLLKEHYIALQDRPFYSRLVKYMGSGPVIAMVWQGLDVVKTARTMLGETNPADSLPGTIRGDFCVDVSRNVIHGSDSRESAQREISLWFSPDEIVCWQNHAESWIYE